GCGAAGGTGCATCACAATTCATATAAACCGGGGGCGGCGTTGTCCCCTTCCGTTGTTGCAGAGAAGGTGCTGCAGGCGATCAAAGCTCAAAAACCCAAAACAAGGATTGCCCTTGGGAAAATGGCTAAGCCCGCGATCATAATGAGCAGAGTGCTCAGTGACAGAGCGATGGACAGTATGGTCATGAGTATGATGAAGTAGACATTAGACCTTTACAATATACATGTAAAGCCATACCATTGACTTGGAGTCAATCCGGGTATTTGAAGATCAGGGGTGATGGTATGAAAAGAGCAATGACAGACAGTGCCAAGGCTGAGAAGGCCAAATTAATACTGGATGCAGCTTATGAAATCTACAAGACGAATCCGTTCGAAAAAATCAAAATGACCGATATAGCCAAGGCAGCAAAGGTGTCAAATGGAACCCTTTTCTATTACTACAGCACCAAAGAAACTCTGTTTATGGAAATCGTGTTCAGGGAATACGAGCAGCGGTTTAAGCAGTTTGAAGACCTGTTACGGCCCATTGAAACGATGACCTTTAGTGAGTTTAAAGTGCTGTTCTTGAAAGAGATGGAGAGTATTCTGGATCAGGATTCCGTCTTTATCCGGCTGATTGCCATTAAGAGTACCATCCTGGAGAAAAATGTGGATTATGATACGGCTACCAAGGTCAGTCTGGGCCTGTTCAATTTATTGAATGCCATCGTTCGTTTATTGAGCGAAAGATTGGATTTTATCACGGCGGAATCTTATTATGAATTGCTGCAGGCGCAAAATGCAATAATTATCGGATATGCGAATGCAGCCAGCTTTCCCGCGGCCATGCTCCAGGTTCTCGTCGAACATAAACTGGATGGCTTCAAGCTGGATTTCAAAAGGGATGCCCTCAAGGCCATGGAATATTATTTAGATGGCGTATATGAACGTGAGCGTCAGAAGCGCACCGCTGAATAGCTGAACCAACCATTGCAGCTCTCGGGTAACCAAAAGCTCTCCAAAACGATCCCGCATCGTTCATGGAGAGCTTTTTTACGTGCGCATGTTGGCGAGTCGAAGCCCAGCCTCCTAATTCTCCCTTATTCCGCTTCCGTATAGAACAGTTTAAGCAGAATATTCTGCGGATAGTTTCCGAAGTGCTCCCCGAAGATGGTGAGTCCGCCTTTGTTGTTGGAATTTCCGTCAATCCCAATCCTCAGCTTGATGAAGGGGGAGTCTTCGATTTTTAGCTGGGGAAGGGTGACCGATGATATTTTCTGACCGTCTATTCCGGTATTGTTCTTGGTGACTCTTAAATGCTTCAACAGGCCGTACTGGCTGAGTTCGTTATTCCACCAGGTTGGTGTTAATTTCCCGCGCACATCGGAGAAGTTTCCTGGAGCCGTCCAGGTGCCTAAAAATACATCGTTGATATAAAAAGCAATATCACTTGGCCAATTATTGTTGGATTCAGGAAACTCAGAAGATAGCTCCAAGGATAACTCTAATAATTCGGCAGTGAAATTGTGGTTGAACTCATTCGGAATGATATATTCAACGAAGCCCTCCGCAAACCAAAGTAAGGAAGCCTCGATCCGGTCATTGGAGACGAAGGTCCGTTGATCATCCAGCTTGCCGATAATTTTCGCCTGGCTGGCTAATCCGCAGGTAGGGGTGACGGAGAAGTTAGAATAGTATCCCAGCTTGATTTCATTCGTAATGACTTTAAAAGGAAGATGGAGCTTCTGCGGTAAGTTGAGGGCAATATGATCCACCGCAACAATGAAATTCTTTTTTCGGCTGTCGGCAGCCTCCAGGTTGTCCTGGAGCTTGATGATCCTGGCGTCCTCCAGTAACCGGATATGGCGTGAGACGATCGCTTTGCTTAAGTTAAGTTTTGCGGCCAGCTCACTGACAGTAAGCGGTGTATGCAGTAAGAGTCTAAGAATCGAAGCTCTGGTGTCCGATGCCAGTGCTTTCAGAACAGAAATACCATGATCGTCGAGTTCTAAGAACATATGGACCTCCGGTTGTTAACTTTTTGGTTTACAATAAACAATCTGGTTATGCGCTAATTTTACTTAGTATACCACAAAGTTGAAAATCACAGATAACGCTGATATATCCTTGAAATAACGCTTTCATCATGATAGTATTTGCTTGCCCGCGAGGAAGATTGACTATTAAAACCATAAAAAGTTAACTTTTATTATTGTGGACTACTAAGATGGGAGCTGAAGCTAAATGACACACAGGATGGAATATCCGCGTCCGCAGTTCGTCAGAGACGCATGGCTTAACTTAAATGGAACGTGGCAATTTGAATTTGATGACAGGAATGAGGGAGCCGCGCAGCGATGGTTTGATCCAGGTGAAAGCTTCAGCCGGACCATTCAGGTTCCCTTTGCTTTTCAGACCCCTGCCAGCGGAATACACGATACCACATTTCATGACTATGTCTGGTATAAACGCAATTTCACACTCGATCCGGACTGGTATCAGAAGCGGGTGATTTTACATTTTGGCGCGGTAGATTACAGAGCCTGGGTGTATGTGAATGGTCAATATATCGGGATGCATGAGGGAGGACACACTTCATTTTCTTTTGACATTACCCATGCCTTGACCGGACAGGAGGAACAGGTAACGGTTCATGTGGAGGACCCTTCAACAGACGAGACGATCCCTCGGGGCAAACAGTTCTGGATAGAGCAGCCGGAAAGCATCTGGTATACCCGCACGAGCGGGATTTGGCAGACCGTGTGGCTGGAGGCGGTCAACCCTGTGCATATTCAGCAGGTGAAATTTACGCCGGATTTGGACCATGGGAGTGTTGGGATAGAGGTTAAATCGGAGGGGCATGGATCAGAAGAATTAGATTTGGAACTTCGTATTTCTTTTGGCGGAGCACTTGTGATTCAGGACCGGGTACGATTATTACAGCCTATAACAAGCAGAATAGTAGATCTGTTTGGTCTAAAAATATTCCGTACCAACTTCCATCGCGCCGGCTGGACATGGAGCCCGGAAGCTCCTAATTTGTTCGATGTGGAGATGAAGCTGTACGATCACGGGGTTGAGGTGGACTCGATAGAGTCGTATTTCGGCATGCGGAAGGTTCATACAGAGAATGGTATGGTCTATCTGAATAACAAACCTTATTACCAGAAGCTTGTACTGGACCAGGGGTATTGGCAGGAAGGATTGCTTACAGCGCCAACGGATGACCATCTGAAAAAGGATATTGAATTAGCTAAGGAATTAGGGTTCAACGGTTGCCGTAAGCATCAGAAGGTCGAGGACCCGCGGTTTTTATACTGGGCAGACCGTATAGGGTTCCTCGTATGGGGAGAATGTGCGGCCAACGCCTCTTACAATAATGATGCTGTAGCCCGGTTAACCAAAGAATGGATTGAGATTATCGACCGTGACTTCAATCATCCCTCGATTGTGGCCTGGGTCCCGCTTAACGAGAGCTGGGGGATTCCA
This region of Paenibacillus sp. FSL K6-1096 genomic DNA includes:
- a CDS encoding TetR family transcriptional regulator, whose protein sequence is MKRAMTDSAKAEKAKLILDAAYEIYKTNPFEKIKMTDIAKAAKVSNGTLFYYYSTKETLFMEIVFREYEQRFKQFEDLLRPIETMTFSEFKVLFLKEMESILDQDSVFIRLIAIKSTILEKNVDYDTATKVSLGLFNLLNAIVRLLSERLDFITAESYYELLQAQNAIIIGYANAASFPAAMLQVLVEHKLDGFKLDFKRDALKAMEYYLDGVYERERQKRTAE
- a CDS encoding sugar-binding domain-containing protein; protein product: MTHRMEYPRPQFVRDAWLNLNGTWQFEFDDRNEGAAQRWFDPGESFSRTIQVPFAFQTPASGIHDTTFHDYVWYKRNFTLDPDWYQKRVILHFGAVDYRAWVYVNGQYIGMHEGGHTSFSFDITHALTGQEEQVTVHVEDPSTDETIPRGKQFWIEQPESIWYTRTSGIWQTVWLEAVNPVHIQQVKFTPDLDHGSVGIEVKSEGHGSEELDLELRISFGGALVIQDRVRLLQPITSRIVDLFGLKIFRTNFHRAGWTWSPEAPNLFDVEMKLYDHGVEVDSIESYFGMRKVHTENGMVYLNNKPYYQKLVLDQGYWQEGLLTAPTDDHLKKDIELAKELGFNGCRKHQKVEDPRFLYWADRIGFLVWGECAANASYNNDAVARLTKEWIEIIDRDFNHPSIVAWVPLNESWGIPMVKSDKQQQYHSVAMYSLIHSLDDTRLVISNDGWEMTLTDICAVHNYQHGRADEPDKYEEFKRILSTKDTMLASKPSARSVYADGYEHRGEPILLTEFGGISYKAGTDDGWGYTSAQSAEDLVQEYGRIMKAVYASKIIYGYCYTQLTDVEQEINGLVAYDRTPKCDLALIKEINDQWHLRTI
- a CDS encoding ArsR family transcriptional regulator, translating into MFLELDDHGISVLKALASDTRASILRLLLHTPLTVSELAAKLNLSKAIVSRHIRLLEDARIIKLQDNLEAADSRKKNFIVAVDHIALNLPQKLHLPFKVITNEIKLGYYSNFSVTPTCGLASQAKIIGKLDDQRTFVSNDRIEASLLWFAEGFVEYIIPNEFNHNFTAELLELSLELSSEFPESNNNWPSDIAFYINDVFLGTWTAPGNFSDVRGKLTPTWWNNELSQYGLLKHLRVTKNNTGIDGQKISSVTLPQLKIEDSPFIKLRIGIDGNSNNKGGLTIFGEHFGNYPQNILLKLFYTEAE